A window of the Roseburia sp. 831b genome harbors these coding sequences:
- a CDS encoding undecaprenyl-diphosphate phosphatase encodes MIELLKAVLFGIVEGITEWLPISSTGHMILLNEVVKLDVSKEFYSMFQVVIQLGAILAVVILFWNQIWPFGKKDNKAPLTKGGVGAWVKTDKFKLWFRILVSTIPAAIVGVLWDDLFESLFYNYTTVAIMLILFGVAFILIENWNKGKSMKVTSLENIDYRLAFFIGLFQLIAAVFPGTSRSGATIVGALLLGVSRTVAAEYTFFLAIPVMFGASLLKIWKFGLHFTANEAMILIVGMVVAFVVSIVVIRFLMGYIKKHDFKVFGWYRIALGFLVLLCGVVGFI; translated from the coding sequence ATGATAGAACTTTTAAAGGCAGTTCTTTTTGGAATTGTGGAAGGTATTACCGAATGGCTTCCAATCAGCAGCACAGGACATATGATTTTACTAAACGAAGTGGTAAAACTGGATGTGTCGAAAGAATTTTACAGTATGTTTCAGGTGGTGATTCAGCTTGGCGCAATTCTTGCGGTTGTCATCTTATTCTGGAACCAGATTTGGCCATTTGGGAAAAAAGATAACAAAGCACCTCTTACAAAAGGTGGAGTAGGAGCATGGGTGAAAACAGATAAGTTTAAACTCTGGTTTCGTATTTTGGTATCCACGATTCCTGCAGCCATTGTAGGTGTGCTGTGGGACGATTTGTTTGAGTCTTTATTCTATAACTATACAACAGTAGCAATTATGTTGATTTTATTTGGTGTAGCATTTATTTTGATTGAGAATTGGAATAAAGGCAAAAGCATGAAAGTGACTTCATTAGAAAACATCGACTATCGTCTGGCATTTTTCATTGGATTGTTCCAGCTGATTGCAGCGGTATTTCCGGGAACATCCCGCTCAGGTGCGACGATTGTAGGCGCATTGCTGCTTGGGGTATCTAGAACAGTTGCGGCGGAATACACATTTTTCCTTGCAATCCCGGTTATGTTTGGAGCAAGTCTGTTGAAAATTTGGAAGTTTGGACTCCACTTTACAGCAAATGAGGCAATGATTTTAATTGTAGGAATGGTAGTTGCCTTTGTGGTTTCAATCGTGGTAATTCGTTTCCTTATGGGCTATATCAAAAAACACGATTTCAAAGTATTTGGATGGTACCGGATCGCACTTGGATTTTTAGTATTGCTCTGTGGTGTTGTTGGGTTTATTTAA